One window of Pseudacidobacterium ailaaui genomic DNA carries:
- the ftsW gene encoding putative lipid II flippase FtsW — translation MAKRVGVDKWLYCTTLILVVIGLAMVFSASAVMAKARFGSPYYFVVRQAVWAAAGLAAMTLLMRVDYRKYNRPNVVFPAVAITVIFLMAAFLMRDSHNTHRWIRFGLLSFQPSELAKPALVLFLAWFLQNRMQTIDDWRGTVLPAALPSLVFIVLILKEPDLGTALVCAGVTALMLYLAGMEMKYLGYAALASLPVLYLMLFRVKWRRDRLLAFVNPEADPLGKGFHIIQSLIAVGTGGLHGLGYMEGRQKLFYLPEPHTDYIFANVAEELGLIGAVIVVGLFIVLGYRGMRAAILSKDPFARFLAFGLTATILIQAFFNISVVLALVPTKGITLPFISYGGTSLFIMLACIGVLLNITREIE, via the coding sequence ATGGCAAAACGCGTAGGCGTGGACAAATGGCTTTACTGCACCACGCTGATTTTGGTGGTCATCGGGCTGGCCATGGTTTTCAGCGCTTCGGCGGTGATGGCCAAGGCACGCTTTGGATCGCCCTACTATTTCGTCGTGCGGCAGGCGGTCTGGGCCGCTGCCGGACTGGCGGCCATGACCCTGCTGATGCGCGTGGATTATCGCAAGTACAACCGGCCCAACGTGGTTTTTCCCGCTGTTGCGATCACGGTCATCTTCCTGATGGCCGCTTTTCTGATGCGCGACTCGCACAATACTCATCGCTGGATCCGCTTCGGTCTTTTGTCCTTCCAGCCTTCGGAGCTGGCCAAGCCCGCCCTGGTGCTCTTTCTGGCATGGTTTCTGCAGAACCGGATGCAGACCATTGATGACTGGCGCGGGACCGTGCTGCCGGCCGCGCTGCCCAGTCTTGTTTTTATTGTGCTGATTCTCAAGGAACCTGACCTTGGAACGGCGCTGGTCTGCGCAGGAGTGACCGCGCTGATGCTTTATCTTGCCGGAATGGAGATGAAATATCTGGGCTATGCCGCGCTGGCGTCGCTGCCGGTCCTCTATCTCATGCTCTTCCGGGTGAAATGGCGGCGGGACAGACTGCTGGCGTTTGTGAATCCAGAGGCAGACCCTCTGGGCAAAGGCTTCCACATTATTCAATCGCTGATTGCGGTGGGCACAGGAGGACTGCACGGGCTGGGTTACATGGAAGGGCGCCAGAAGCTGTTCTACCTGCCGGAGCCGCATACGGACTATATCTTTGCCAATGTTGCGGAAGAGCTGGGACTGATTGGGGCCGTCATTGTGGTGGGGCTATTCATTGTGCTTGGCTACCGCGGAATGCGCGCCGCCATCCTCTCAAAGGACCCGTTTGCGCGCTTTCTGGCCTTTGGACTGACGGCGACGATCCTGATCCAGGCCTTCTTTAACATCAGCGTGGTGCTGGCGCTGGTCCCGACTAAGGGCATCACGCTGCCGTTTATCTCCTACGGTGGGACGTCGCTGTTTATTATGCTGGCCTGCATCGGTGTGCTGCTGAACATTACGCGGGAGATTGAATAA
- the murG gene encoding undecaprenyldiphospho-muramoylpentapeptide beta-N-acetylglucosaminyltransferase: MMRVLIAGGGTGGHIMPALAIAEALKQEHQAELLFVGTPRGLELRLVPQAGHRLELIQVGQFNNVSLATRLRTLADLPASLLHCRRLLKQYRPDVVISVGGYASGPATMAAILAGIPTLAVEPNAYPGMANRLVGKHVSAAAVNFAPAMKYFRNAQVTGIPVRAEFFRLQTRRDDAPPHLLVFGGSQGARALNRTMPQIAARLLDAVPGLTILHQAGARHAEETQAAYAAGGADPARWQVHAFLDDMPRRFEAADLILSRSGASTVAEEMAAGKPALLVPFPGAADDHQRKNAEVMVAANAARLLVESEMTPERLLETLTALLPDRQALRRMGENARKLAHPDAAARIARMVADLAAST, from the coding sequence ATGATGCGCGTTCTGATTGCCGGCGGCGGCACCGGGGGACACATTATGCCCGCTCTCGCCATTGCCGAAGCCCTGAAGCAGGAACATCAAGCGGAGCTCCTTTTTGTAGGGACGCCCCGGGGGCTGGAGTTACGGCTGGTCCCGCAGGCAGGCCACAGGCTGGAACTGATCCAGGTAGGCCAGTTCAACAACGTAAGCCTGGCCACACGTCTGCGGACTCTGGCGGACCTTCCGGCAAGCCTGCTGCACTGCCGCAGGCTGCTCAAGCAGTACCGGCCAGATGTGGTCATCAGTGTAGGCGGATATGCTTCGGGTCCAGCAACGATGGCGGCGATCCTGGCGGGGATTCCTACTTTAGCGGTAGAGCCGAATGCTTATCCGGGAATGGCGAACCGGCTGGTGGGCAAGCATGTTTCAGCCGCAGCCGTAAATTTTGCGCCGGCGATGAAGTACTTCCGCAACGCGCAGGTCACGGGCATTCCGGTGCGCGCAGAATTCTTCCGTTTGCAGACGCGTCGGGATGATGCGCCGCCCCATCTACTGGTTTTTGGCGGAAGCCAGGGGGCGCGGGCGCTGAACCGGACCATGCCTCAAATTGCAGCCCGGCTGCTGGATGCTGTTCCGGGGCTGACGATCCTGCATCAGGCCGGGGCCCGTCACGCTGAGGAGACCCAGGCCGCTTATGCCGCAGGTGGGGCCGATCCGGCGCGGTGGCAGGTCCATGCATTTCTGGACGACATGCCGCGGCGGTTTGAGGCCGCGGACCTGATCCTTTCCCGCAGCGGGGCCAGTACGGTTGCCGAAGAGATGGCGGCCGGCAAGCCTGCGCTGCTGGTGCCATTTCCGGGGGCGGCCGATGATCATCAGCGCAAAAATGCTGAGGTGATGGTCGCTGCCAATGCTGCTCGGCTGCTGGTCGAATCGGAGATGACCCCGGAGAGGCTGCTGGAAACCCTGACCGCCCTTTTGCCGGACCGTCAGGCCCTCCGCCGGATGGGGGAGAATGCGCGAAAGCTGGCGCATCCGGATGCGGCGGCAAGGATTGCGCGAATGGTAGCGGATCTGGCTGCCAGCACATGA